In Sphingomonas sp. SUN019, one genomic interval encodes:
- a CDS encoding type II toxin-antitoxin system RelE/ParE family toxin: protein MRRYEHQGIRRCLHGKYLIFYRIEDDAVAILHVLHGSRDYTAILLLD, encoded by the coding sequence GTGCGGCGATATGAGCATCAAGGCATCAGGCGCTGTTTGCACGGCAAGTACCTGATCTTTTACCGGATCGAGGATGACGCGGTTGCGATCCTTCACGTGCTTCACGGGTCACGAGACTACACCGCAATCCTGCTTCTGGACTGA
- a CDS encoding cation:proton antiporter: MEHAGTSLLRDGFILLGAGLGFVLLFRRLGLGATLGFLVAGAVVGPQVLGLVGDAESKLGIAELGITLLLFIVGLELNPSRLWRLKEDIFALGGLQVVFCGIAITAIVALFAGFSIPAAFALGLPLALSSTAQVLPMLQSAGRLRTPFGERAFSILLFQDLSIIPLITIIAAMSRNPADAAGPPGWLLVVYTFLAIAGLIAAGRFILRPLFRLIGNMGEREMFVFAALFTVLASAAVMEALGLSTALGAFIAGVMLADSPYRHELEADVEPFRSILLGLFFLAVGMMLNLTAIAERPLFVMAMAAALIATKTLVIFLIGLAFKMTWRGALALGLLLSQGGEFGFVLFAQAQNAYLIAPDAASLFGAIITLSMATTPFLMMATRKFREEPLAKNQERDGPTADGANALIVGYGRFGQTVGQMLLAQDIPVTLIDTDIEMIDIAGEFGAKVYYGDGTRLDLLRQAGAAEAELILFCIDGDQITPEILEGVHEAFPNAAIYVRAYDRRSLVKLKQGPVEFVVREVLESAVKMARLAMEGLGIDRADIDRAEDMYRAKDKERLRIQIESGDIRAVREQVAREMPWGNDR, translated from the coding sequence ATGGAGCACGCCGGGACTTCGCTTCTCCGCGACGGGTTCATCCTGCTCGGCGCGGGGCTGGGTTTCGTCTTGCTGTTCCGCCGTCTCGGCCTCGGCGCCACGCTGGGATTCCTTGTCGCGGGCGCGGTCGTCGGACCGCAAGTGCTGGGACTCGTCGGGGACGCCGAATCGAAGCTCGGCATCGCCGAACTCGGCATCACGCTGCTGCTGTTCATCGTCGGGCTGGAGCTGAATCCGTCGCGATTGTGGCGGCTGAAGGAGGACATTTTCGCGCTCGGCGGGTTGCAGGTCGTGTTCTGCGGTATCGCGATCACGGCGATCGTCGCGCTGTTCGCGGGCTTCTCGATCCCCGCCGCCTTCGCGCTCGGGCTGCCGCTCGCGCTGTCGTCGACCGCGCAGGTGCTGCCGATGCTGCAATCGGCGGGGCGGCTGCGGACGCCGTTCGGCGAACGCGCGTTTTCGATCCTGCTGTTCCAAGATCTGTCGATCATCCCGCTGATCACGATCATCGCCGCGATGAGCCGCAATCCGGCCGATGCCGCGGGGCCGCCGGGGTGGCTGTTGGTCGTCTATACCTTCCTCGCCATCGCCGGACTGATCGCCGCGGGGCGTTTCATCCTGCGACCGCTGTTCCGGCTGATCGGCAACATGGGCGAACGCGAGATGTTCGTGTTCGCGGCGCTGTTCACGGTGCTGGCGAGCGCGGCCGTGATGGAGGCGCTGGGCCTGTCCACTGCGCTGGGCGCATTCATCGCAGGCGTGATGCTGGCTGACAGCCCGTACCGGCACGAGTTGGAGGCCGATGTCGAGCCGTTCCGATCGATCCTGCTCGGGCTGTTCTTCCTCGCGGTCGGCATGATGTTGAACCTGACCGCGATCGCCGAACGGCCGCTGTTCGTGATGGCGATGGCGGCGGCGCTGATCGCGACCAAGACGCTGGTGATCTTCCTGATTGGCCTGGCGTTCAAGATGACGTGGCGCGGCGCGCTGGCGCTGGGATTGCTGCTCAGCCAGGGCGGCGAATTCGGCTTCGTCCTGTTCGCGCAGGCGCAGAATGCCTATCTGATCGCGCCCGATGCGGCGTCGCTGTTCGGCGCGATCATCACGCTCTCCATGGCGACGACGCCGTTCCTGATGATGGCGACGCGGAAATTCCGCGAGGAGCCGCTGGCCAAGAATCAGGAGCGCGATGGCCCGACCGCGGACGGCGCGAATGCGCTGATCGTCGGTTATGGGCGGTTCGGCCAGACCGTCGGGCAGATGCTGCTGGCGCAGGATATTCCCGTCACGCTGATCGACACCGATATCGAGATGATCGACATCGCGGGCGAATTCGGCGCGAAGGTCTATTACGGCGACGGCACCCGGCTGGACCTGCTGCGGCAGGCGGGTGCGGCGGAGGCGGAACTGATCCTGTTCTGCATCGACGGCGACCAGATCACGCCCGAGATACTGGAGGGTGTGCACGAGGCTTTTCCGAACGCCGCGATCTACGTCCGCGCCTATGACCGGCGGTCGCTGGTGAAGCTGAAGCAGGGACCGGTCGAGTTCGTCGTCCGCGAAGTGCTCGAATCGGCGGTGAAGATGGCGCGCCTCGCGATGGAGGGGCTGGGCATCGACCGCGCCGACATCGATCGCGCGGAGGACATGTACCGCGCGAAGGACAAGGAACGGCTGCGCATCCAGATCGAATCGGGCGACATCCGCGCGGTGCGCGAACAGGTGGCGCGCGAGATGCCGTGGGGGAACGATCGATGA
- a CDS encoding type II toxin-antitoxin system ParD family antitoxin: protein MISAELGKTLEAFVATMVDSGRYNSKSEVLREGVRLVQDREARLAALDAALARGLADSEAGRTRPADEVFDRLEAKYLAMIPHAE from the coding sequence ATGATCAGTGCGGAACTGGGTAAGACGCTGGAGGCGTTCGTCGCCACGATGGTCGACAGCGGACGGTACAATTCGAAAAGCGAGGTGCTGCGCGAGGGCGTCCGTCTTGTTCAGGATCGCGAGGCGCGGCTTGCCGCCCTCGATGCGGCCCTCGCGCGCGGTCTGGCGGATAGCGAGGCAGGCCGGACCCGCCCGGCGGACGAGGTGTTCGATCGCCTGGAAGCGAAATATCTGGCGATGATTCCGCACGCGGAATGA
- a CDS encoding Xaa-Pro peptidase family protein — protein sequence MIHALNRRTLIGAALAAPMLSTTAILRAAEPDLSSLSDLTNAVKSIDAAERAQRIARAQEMMRVADIAAVVIEPGASLTYFTGVKWSRSERVTAAVIPREGEALIVTPFFEEPSVRETLDVPAEVHVWQEDESPLALIAAWLKERKLTTGKLGIEETARFFVSDGLGALLPGVRIVSANPIVRAIRMIKTPAEITLMQAATDVTIAAYRWTWPRVEAGMTGKDVSALMNAATQKLGGEPLFSMALVGEAAAYPHGSRKVHRIAPGEVLLMDCGCSVRDYESDVSRTFSYRNVRPEVRKVWDQVAKGQQIAFAAAKIGAPAGTIDDAVRGYYESLGYGPRYRLPGLSHRTGHGIGMDGHEPINLVHGETTKLAAGMCFSDEPGLYLPGKFGVRLEDCLHMTDAGPKWFSEPPKSIDAPI from the coding sequence ATGATCCATGCCCTGAACCGCCGCACGCTGATCGGCGCCGCGCTCGCCGCGCCGATGCTCTCCACCACGGCGATTCTCCGTGCGGCGGAGCCCGATCTGTCGAGCCTGTCGGACCTGACGAATGCGGTGAAATCGATCGATGCGGCCGAACGTGCGCAGCGTATCGCCCGCGCGCAGGAGATGATGCGTGTTGCGGATATCGCGGCGGTGGTGATCGAGCCCGGCGCGTCGCTGACCTATTTCACCGGCGTGAAATGGAGCCGCAGCGAACGCGTCACCGCCGCGGTCATCCCGCGCGAAGGTGAGGCGTTGATCGTCACGCCGTTCTTCGAGGAGCCGTCGGTGCGCGAGACGCTCGACGTGCCCGCGGAGGTGCACGTTTGGCAGGAGGACGAGAGCCCGTTGGCGCTGATCGCGGCGTGGCTGAAGGAGCGCAAGCTGACCACCGGCAAGCTCGGGATCGAGGAAACTGCGCGCTTCTTCGTGTCGGACGGGCTCGGGGCGTTGCTTCCGGGGGTGCGAATCGTTTCCGCCAACCCGATCGTCCGCGCGATCCGCATGATCAAGACCCCCGCCGAGATCACGCTGATGCAGGCCGCGACGGACGTGACGATTGCCGCCTATCGCTGGACGTGGCCGCGCGTCGAGGCCGGGATGACGGGCAAGGACGTGTCCGCACTGATGAACGCCGCGACGCAGAAACTGGGCGGTGAGCCGCTGTTTTCGATGGCGCTGGTCGGCGAGGCGGCGGCCTATCCGCATGGCAGCCGCAAGGTCCACAGGATCGCGCCGGGCGAGGTGCTGCTGATGGATTGCGGCTGTTCGGTGCGGGATTACGAATCGGACGTGTCGCGGACGTTTTCCTACCGCAATGTCCGCCCGGAGGTCCGCAAAGTGTGGGATCAGGTCGCCAAAGGCCAACAGATCGCGTTCGCCGCTGCGAAGATCGGCGCGCCAGCCGGGACAATCGACGACGCGGTCCGCGGGTACTACGAATCGCTAGGTTACGGCCCGCGCTACCGTCTCCCCGGTCTGTCGCACCGCACCGGCCACGGCATCGGCATGGACGGCCACGAACCGATTAACCTGGTGCACGGCGAGACGACGAAACTGGCCGCGGGCATGTGCTTCTCCGACGAGCCGGGGCTTTACCTGCCCGGCAAGTTCGGCGTCCGGCTGGAGGATTGCTTGCACATGACCGACGCAGGACCGAAATGGTTCAGCGAGCCGCCGAAGTCGATCGATGCGCCGATTTAA
- a CDS encoding iron-sulfur cluster assembly scaffold protein has protein sequence MNAPLYNAEILRLATENPIDERLASPMASVEKRSPICGSRVTVDVNVDGEGRVSEAGMLVRACALGQASSSLLAANLIGRTPEELAAARDALTAWLAREGDAPDWPGLDIFTPALDYTARHPSIRLAFEAAAEAAEIARGTK, from the coding sequence GTGAACGCGCCGCTCTACAATGCGGAGATTTTGCGGTTGGCGACGGAAAACCCGATCGACGAACGGCTCGCGTCGCCGATGGCGTCGGTCGAGAAACGCTCGCCGATCTGCGGCAGCCGCGTGACGGTGGACGTCAACGTGGACGGCGAGGGACGCGTGAGTGAGGCCGGGATGCTGGTGCGTGCGTGCGCGCTGGGGCAGGCGTCGTCGTCGCTGCTCGCCGCGAACCTGATCGGCCGCACGCCTGAGGAGTTGGCGGCGGCGCGCGATGCGCTGACCGCGTGGCTGGCGCGCGAGGGGGACGCGCCCGATTGGCCCGGACTCGACATCTTCACCCCCGCGCTCGACTATACCGCGCGTCACCCGTCGATCCGCCTCGCGTTCGAGGCGGCGGCGGAGGCGGCCGAGATCGCACGGGGAACGAAGTAG
- a CDS encoding dicarboxylate/amino acid:cation symporter: MGKRLTVYILIGLVLGLITGLVVNGAIDDGTPAATAELKQIADYFSIVTTVFLRLIKMIIAPLVFATLVSGIAQMGDTKALGRIGGRSLGWFICASLISLGLGLILVNVFQPGVGVNLPLPPVTATSGVETTAFNLKDFIAHIFPASMIDAMAKNEVLQIVVMSLFVGIGITAVGEKAAPLVKAIDALVHVMLQITDYVMRVAPFAVFAAVAGTLIERGPGVIGQLAYFMGTFYLALFTLWAILLGVGFLFIGRKMGALIGHVREPLLVAFSTASSEAAYPRMLEALDRFGIPPRIASFVLPLGYSFNLDGSMMYMSFAALFIAQAYGIDMSIGQQITLLLVLMVTSKGIAAVPRASLVVIAATLPMFNIPEAGLLLILAVDHFLDMGRTATNVIGNAVASAVVAKWEGGFDPPEPIEIDPLPAPAGHGPARDVDSFREV; this comes from the coding sequence GTGGGCAAACGGCTTACCGTCTATATTCTCATCGGCCTGGTGCTGGGCCTGATCACCGGCCTGGTCGTCAACGGCGCGATCGATGACGGCACCCCTGCGGCGACCGCCGAGTTGAAGCAGATCGCCGATTATTTCTCGATCGTCACCACCGTCTTCCTGCGCCTCATCAAGATGATCATCGCGCCGCTCGTCTTCGCGACGCTCGTGTCGGGCATCGCACAGATGGGCGATACAAAGGCGCTGGGGCGGATCGGCGGTCGCAGCCTCGGCTGGTTCATCTGCGCCAGCCTGATCTCGCTCGGGCTCGGCCTGATCCTGGTCAACGTGTTCCAGCCCGGCGTGGGCGTGAACCTGCCGCTGCCGCCGGTGACCGCCACCAGCGGGGTGGAGACGACCGCCTTCAACCTGAAGGACTTCATCGCGCATATCTTCCCCGCGTCGATGATTGACGCGATGGCGAAGAACGAGGTGCTGCAGATCGTCGTGATGTCGCTGTTCGTCGGCATCGGGATCACCGCGGTCGGCGAGAAGGCCGCGCCGCTGGTGAAGGCGATCGACGCTTTGGTCCACGTCATGCTGCAGATCACCGACTACGTCATGCGCGTCGCGCCGTTCGCGGTGTTCGCCGCGGTGGCTGGTACATTGATTGAGCGTGGACCCGGCGTAATCGGGCAACTCGCCTATTTCATGGGCACCTTCTACCTCGCGTTGTTCACGCTCTGGGCGATCCTGCTCGGCGTCGGCTTCCTGTTCATCGGCCGCAAGATGGGCGCGTTGATCGGACACGTGCGCGAGCCATTGCTGGTCGCGTTCTCGACCGCATCGTCGGAGGCTGCCTATCCACGGATGCTGGAGGCGCTCGACCGGTTCGGCATCCCGCCGCGGATCGCCAGCTTCGTCCTGCCGCTCGGCTATTCGTTCAATCTCGACGGGTCGATGATGTACATGTCGTTCGCCGCGCTGTTCATCGCGCAGGCGTATGGCATCGACATGTCGATCGGGCAGCAGATCACGTTGCTGCTGGTGTTGATGGTCACGTCGAAGGGGATTGCCGCGGTGCCGCGAGCATCACTGGTGGTGATCGCGGCGACCTTGCCGATGTTCAACATCCCCGAGGCGGGGCTGCTGCTGATCCTGGCGGTCGACCATTTCCTCGACATGGGCCGCACCGCGACCAACGTGATCGGCAATGCGGTGGCGAGCGCAGTGGTGGCGAAATGGGAGGGGGGTTTCGATCCGCCCGAACCAATCGAGATCGACCCCCTCCCCGCACCCGCCGGTCACGGCCCCGCGCGCGACGTGGACAGCTTCCGGGAGGTTTGA
- a CDS encoding type II toxin-antitoxin system RelE/ParE family toxin, with amino-acid sequence MIVRFNAEAEDDLEAIADYIARDDPVRAVMFVREIRARCAHLPFFPERFPTCGDMSIKASGAVCTAST; translated from the coding sequence ATGATTGTTCGCTTCAACGCCGAGGCGGAAGACGATCTCGAAGCCATCGCCGACTACATCGCTCGCGACGACCCAGTGCGGGCCGTGATGTTTGTCCGCGAGATACGCGCGCGATGTGCGCACTTGCCGTTCTTTCCGGAGCGATTTCCCACGTGCGGCGATATGAGCATCAAGGCATCAGGCGCTGTTTGCACGGCAAGTACCTGA
- the radA gene encoding DNA repair protein RadA codes for MAKPQKRYVCQACGSVSHRWQGQCGDCSEWNTLVEEIGGNVTPFQAKHNLQSGGRAFQLVGLDAEVALPERMASGIAEFDRALGGGFVEGSATLIGGDPGIGKSTLLLQAAAKMALAGLPVAYVSGEEAADQVRLRARRLGLGNAPVQLAAATSVRDILTTLSTGRPPALLVIDSIQTMHSDLIEGAPGTVSQVRASAQELIRFAKERGTAVVLVGHVTKDGTIAGPRVLEHMVDTVLSFEGERSHQYRILRAIKNRFGGTDEIGVFAMVAEGLAEVSNPSALFLTQRDEGVTGTVVFPALEGTRPVLVEIQALVVRLASGATPRRAVVGWDSGRLAMILAVLEARCGLNFSTCEVYLNIAGGYRVQDPAADLAVAAALVSALSERPVAADAVAFGEVALSGELRPVAHGALRLKEAGKLGFERALVPGAMSGDKSPLTLSGFKTLGRFVDHMLGRG; via the coding sequence ATGGCGAAACCCCAGAAGCGCTACGTGTGTCAGGCCTGCGGATCGGTGTCGCACCGGTGGCAGGGGCAATGCGGCGATTGTTCGGAATGGAATACGCTGGTCGAGGAGATCGGCGGGAACGTCACGCCGTTTCAGGCCAAGCATAACCTCCAATCGGGCGGGCGCGCGTTTCAGCTGGTCGGGCTGGATGCGGAGGTCGCGCTGCCCGAGCGAATGGCGTCGGGAATCGCCGAATTCGACCGCGCGCTGGGCGGGGGGTTCGTCGAGGGATCGGCGACGCTGATCGGCGGCGATCCGGGGATCGGGAAATCGACTTTGCTGTTGCAGGCGGCGGCGAAGATGGCGCTGGCCGGGCTGCCCGTCGCCTATGTCTCGGGCGAGGAAGCCGCGGATCAGGTGCGGCTGCGCGCGCGGCGGCTGGGGCTGGGCAATGCGCCGGTGCAGCTCGCGGCGGCGACGTCGGTGCGCGATATCCTGACCACCTTGTCCACTGGGCGGCCACCCGCGTTGCTGGTGATCGATTCGATCCAGACGATGCACTCCGACCTGATCGAGGGCGCGCCGGGGACGGTCAGTCAGGTGCGCGCGTCGGCGCAGGAATTGATCCGCTTCGCTAAGGAACGCGGCACCGCGGTGGTGCTGGTCGGGCACGTCACGAAGGACGGGACGATCGCGGGGCCGCGCGTGCTGGAGCATATGGTCGACACCGTGCTCAGCTTCGAAGGCGAGCGCAGCCACCAGTACCGCATCCTGCGCGCGATCAAGAACCGCTTCGGCGGCACCGATGAGATCGGCGTGTTCGCGATGGTCGCGGAGGGGCTGGCCGAGGTGTCGAACCCATCGGCGCTGTTCCTGACGCAGCGCGACGAAGGCGTGACGGGGACGGTTGTGTTTCCGGCGCTGGAGGGGACGCGGCCGGTGCTGGTCGAGATACAGGCGCTGGTTGTGCGGCTCGCCAGCGGTGCGACGCCGCGGCGGGCGGTGGTCGGCTGGGACAGCGGGCGGCTGGCGATGATTCTCGCGGTGCTGGAGGCGCGGTGCGGCCTGAATTTCTCGACCTGCGAGGTGTATCTGAACATCGCGGGCGGATACCGGGTGCAGGATCCCGCGGCCGATCTGGCGGTGGCGGCGGCTTTGGTGTCGGCGCTGTCCGAACGGCCGGTTGCGGCGGATGCGGTGGCGTTCGGGGAAGTCGCGCTGTCGGGTGAGCTACGCCCGGTCGCGCATGGCGCATTGCGATTGAAGGAGGCGGGCAAGCTGGGGTTCGAACGCGCATTGGTGCCCGGCGCGATGAGCGGGGACAAGAGTCCGCTGACGCTGTCTGGGTTCAAGACGCTCGGCCGGTTCGTTGACCATATGCTGGGGCGGGGGTAG
- a CDS encoding glutathione S-transferase family protein — MTDLSDFPITRRWPARYPDRIQLYSLNTPNGVKASIILEEIGLPYEAHLVDFGKDDQKSPEFLSLNLNGKIPALIDPDGPGGTPLALFESGAILLYLADKTGQFIPSDPAGRWHAIQWVMFQMGGVGPMFGQLGFFNKFAGRAWPDKRPLERYVAEAKRLLGVMDTALAGKTWFLGEEYTIADISMLGWVRNLIGFYEARELVGFDRYANVAAWLERGLARPAVQRGLEIPAKG; from the coding sequence ATGACCGATCTCAGCGATTTTCCGATCACCCGCCGTTGGCCCGCCCGGTATCCCGACCGCATCCAGCTATATTCGCTGAACACGCCGAACGGGGTGAAGGCGTCGATCATACTGGAGGAGATCGGGCTGCCGTATGAGGCGCATCTGGTCGATTTCGGGAAGGACGACCAGAAATCGCCCGAGTTCCTGTCGCTCAACCTGAACGGCAAGATCCCCGCGCTGATCGATCCCGATGGGCCGGGCGGCACGCCGCTGGCGCTGTTCGAGAGCGGCGCGATCCTGCTCTATCTCGCCGACAAGACCGGCCAGTTCATCCCGAGCGACCCCGCTGGGCGGTGGCACGCGATCCAATGGGTGATGTTCCAGATGGGCGGTGTCGGACCGATGTTCGGGCAGCTTGGTTTCTTCAACAAGTTCGCGGGCAGGGCGTGGCCGGACAAGCGCCCGCTGGAGCGATATGTTGCGGAGGCGAAGCGGCTGCTGGGCGTCATGGACACGGCGTTGGCGGGGAAGACGTGGTTTCTGGGTGAAGAATACACGATCGCAGACATCTCGATGCTGGGGTGGGTGCGTAACCTTATCGGCTTCTATGAAGCGCGCGAGCTGGTCGGGTTCGATCGCTACGCGAACGTTGCGGCATGGCTGGAACGGGGGCTTGCGCGCCCGGCGGTGCAGCGCGGCCTGGAGATTCCGGCGAAGGGTTAG
- the alaS gene encoding alanine--tRNA ligase, with product MTSTNDIRRGFLDYFANAGHTIVPSAPLVPQNDPTLMFVNAGMVPFKNVFTGLESRPYKTAVSSQKCVRAGGKHNDLDNVGYTARHHTFFEMLGNFSFGDYFKEQAIAHAWTLLTKEWGLPADKLTATVYHTDDQAFDLWKKIAGLPEHRIIRIATKDNFWAMGSDGPCGPCSEIFYDHGDHIPGGPPGSPDEDGDRFVEIWNLVFMQHLQEADAIVGDLPRPSIDTGMGLERVAAVMQGVTDNYDTDTFKALIAASGELTHTATTGGNQASHRVIADHLRTSGFLVADGVLPANEGRGYVLRRIMRRAMRHAHLLGAKEPLMHRLVPALVAEMGAAFPELVRAQPMIEATLRQEETRFRQTLDKGLKLLDEATAGMAAGDTLSGETAFKLYDTFGFPYDLTEDALRTQGFTVDRAGFDTAMAEQKRAARAAWKGSGAKASDDLWFDIAEESGSTEFTGYSSDTGEGAVVALVKDGVSVERADAGDSVDVIVNQTPFYGESGGQVGDAGSISSDNGLRAIVQDTSKQLGRVFVHHAKIQAGEIKVGDAVKLAIDVKRRAAIRANHSATHLLHEALRQRLGTHVAQKGSLVAPDRLRFDVSHPVAMTPAELADAEVAVNAQIRGNGAVSTRLMTPDEAIAEGAMALFGEKYGDEVRVVSMGTEDDGKTYSIELCGGTHVGALGDIGLFKVVGEGAVSSGVRRVEALTGEAARTYLTARDEKLREAAAALKSSPDEVPARVAALIEDRRRLERELAEAKKALAMGGGAAGPAESEEAGGVAFVGQVLDGFEAKGLRGAVDETKQRIGSGVAVLVAVNDGRATVAVGVTDDLVATFNAVDLLRQAVAAVGGQGGGGRPDMAQGGGPDGSKAADAVAAVRAALEESRAAA from the coding sequence ATGACCTCGACCAACGACATTCGCCGCGGCTTCCTCGATTATTTTGCGAACGCAGGCCATACGATCGTGCCCAGCGCGCCGCTGGTGCCGCAAAACGACCCGACGTTGATGTTCGTCAACGCCGGGATGGTGCCGTTCAAGAACGTCTTCACCGGTCTTGAAAGCCGCCCGTACAAGACCGCGGTGTCGTCGCAGAAATGCGTGCGGGCGGGGGGCAAGCACAATGACCTCGACAATGTCGGCTATACCGCGCGGCATCATACGTTTTTCGAAATGCTGGGGAATTTCAGCTTCGGCGATTATTTCAAGGAACAGGCGATCGCCCACGCCTGGACGTTGCTGACGAAAGAATGGGGCCTTCCGGCCGACAAGCTGACCGCGACGGTCTATCACACCGACGATCAGGCGTTCGATCTGTGGAAGAAGATCGCAGGTCTGCCCGAGCACCGCATCATCCGCATCGCGACCAAGGACAATTTCTGGGCGATGGGATCGGACGGGCCGTGCGGGCCGTGTTCGGAGATTTTCTACGATCACGGCGATCATATTCCCGGTGGCCCTCCCGGCAGTCCGGATGAGGACGGCGACCGCTTCGTCGAGATCTGGAACCTGGTGTTCATGCAGCATCTGCAGGAGGCCGATGCGATCGTCGGCGATCTGCCGCGGCCGTCGATCGACACCGGCATGGGGCTGGAGCGGGTCGCCGCGGTGATGCAGGGCGTCACTGACAATTACGACACCGACACGTTCAAGGCGCTGATCGCGGCGTCGGGAGAACTGACGCACACCGCGACGACCGGCGGCAATCAGGCGAGCCACCGTGTGATCGCGGATCACCTGCGCACGTCGGGCTTCCTGGTCGCGGACGGCGTGCTGCCCGCGAACGAAGGCCGCGGTTACGTGTTGCGCCGGATCATGCGGCGCGCGATGCGGCACGCGCATCTGCTGGGCGCGAAGGAGCCGCTGATGCACCGGCTGGTCCCGGCGCTGGTCGCGGAGATGGGCGCGGCGTTTCCCGAACTGGTTCGCGCGCAGCCGATGATCGAGGCGACGCTGCGGCAGGAGGAAACGCGTTTCCGCCAGACGCTCGACAAGGGACTGAAGCTGCTCGACGAGGCGACCGCGGGCATGGCGGCGGGCGATACGCTGAGCGGCGAAACCGCGTTCAAACTCTACGACACGTTCGGTTTCCCGTACGATCTGACCGAGGATGCTCTGCGCACGCAGGGCTTTACGGTCGATCGTGCGGGCTTCGATACCGCGATGGCCGAGCAGAAGCGCGCGGCGCGGGCGGCGTGGAAGGGGTCGGGCGCGAAGGCGTCGGACGATCTGTGGTTCGATATCGCCGAGGAAAGCGGATCGACCGAATTCACCGGTTATTCGAGCGATACCGGCGAAGGCGCAGTCGTTGCGCTGGTGAAGGATGGCGTGAGCGTCGAGCGGGCCGACGCTGGCGACAGCGTCGATGTGATCGTGAACCAGACGCCCTTCTATGGCGAGAGCGGCGGCCAGGTCGGTGATGCGGGTTCGATCAGCAGCGACAATGGTTTGCGCGCGATCGTTCAGGATACGTCGAAACAGCTAGGCCGGGTATTCGTCCATCATGCGAAGATTCAGGCGGGCGAAATCAAGGTCGGCGATGCGGTGAAGCTGGCGATCGACGTGAAGCGCCGCGCCGCGATCCGCGCCAATCACTCTGCGACGCATCTGCTGCACGAGGCGTTGCGCCAGCGGCTGGGGACGCATGTCGCGCAGAAGGGGTCGCTGGTCGCGCCCGATCGGCTGCGTTTCGACGTGTCGCATCCGGTCGCGATGACTCCGGCCGAACTCGCCGATGCGGAAGTCGCGGTGAATGCGCAGATCCGCGGCAACGGCGCGGTTTCGACCCGGTTGATGACCCCGGACGAGGCGATCGCTGAGGGTGCGATGGCGTTGTTCGGTGAGAAATACGGCGATGAGGTTCGCGTCGTATCGATGGGCACGGAGGATGATGGCAAGACCTATTCGATCGAACTGTGCGGCGGCACGCACGTCGGGGCGCTGGGCGACATCGGCCTGTTCAAGGTCGTCGGCGAGGGCGCGGTATCGTCGGGCGTGCGGCGGGTCGAGGCGCTGACCGGCGAGGCGGCGCGAACCTATCTGACCGCGCGTGACGAGAAATTGCGCGAGGCGGCGGCGGCGCTGAAGTCTTCGCCCGACGAAGTGCCCGCGCGCGTCGCGGCGCTGATCGAGGATCGGCGGCGGCTGGAACGCGAACTGGCCGAGGCCAAGAAGGCGCTCGCGATGGGTGGGGGGGCTGCGGGCCCGGCCGAAAGCGAGGAGGCTGGCGGCGTCGCGTTTGTGGGTCAGGTGCTCGACGGGTTCGAGGCGAAGGGCCTGCGCGGTGCGGTCGACGAGACGAAGCAGCGGATCGGATCGGGCGTCGCGGTGCTGGTGGCGGTGAACGACGGGCGCGCGACGGTGGCGGTCGGGGTGACCGACGATCTGGTCGCGACGTTCAATGCGGTGGACTTGCTGCGCCAGGCGGTCGCCGCTGTCGGCGGACAGGGCGGCGGTGGACGGCCTGACATGGCGCAGGGCGGCGGACCGGATGGGTCGAAGGCCGCGGACGCGGTGGCGGCGGTCCGCGCGGCGCTCGAGGAGAGCCGCGCGGCCGCCTGA
- a CDS encoding CvpA family protein, whose amino-acid sequence MNLNGTDIAVLIAVGGSALLGLKRGFVTEVLALFAWVAIVFAVKIAHLPLAKMLTVTVGTSSGAAVLAFALLAGGTYFLGRLVANAIGGRVRSSVLGPVDRALGFGFGALKGLILASLAFLLIVLVLDTIGGGPTRRPLWLKEARTYPLLNATSAGIADFVDRRRRGQPVFAPRPAGAAK is encoded by the coding sequence ATGAATCTCAACGGCACCGACATCGCCGTCCTGATCGCGGTCGGCGGCAGCGCTTTGCTGGGGCTGAAGCGCGGCTTCGTGACCGAAGTGCTGGCGCTGTTCGCCTGGGTGGCGATCGTGTTCGCGGTGAAGATCGCGCATCTGCCGCTGGCGAAGATGCTGACCGTGACGGTCGGCACGTCATCCGGCGCGGCGGTGCTGGCGTTCGCGTTGCTGGCCGGGGGCACCTATTTCCTCGGGCGGCTGGTCGCCAATGCGATCGGCGGGCGAGTGCGAAGCTCGGTGCTGGGGCCCGTCGATCGCGCGCTCGGGTTCGGGTTCGGGGCGTTGAAGGGCTTGATCCTCGCCAGCCTCGCATTCCTGCTGATCGTACTGGTGCTCGACACGATCGGCGGCGGGCCGACGCGGCGGCCGTTGTGGCTGAAGGAGGCGCGGACCTATCCGTTGCTGAACGCGACCAGCGCAGGAATCGCCGATTTCGTCGATCGCCGCCGCCGCGGGCAGCCGGTGTTCGCGCCGCGTCCGGCAGGGGCTGCGAAGTGA